The Cyclobacterium amurskyense genome contains the following window.
AAGAGTAAACCTAATTTGAGAAAGTTCATTTCTTGGATCAAAACAATTTTCACCCATGCAGATTAGTATGTTCTGTGAAGAACCTACATTTCCCTGAAGATAGCGCAGATAATACGTAGCACTTTCGTTTGAGTCATTCTGAAGGATAAGGGTTTTCCTCTGTGTTGTATTTACTTTGCCACTAAACTCAATTTTATCACTAAGCACACGTACTTGTCTTCCATCTACAGTCTGTAGCGCAAACAATTGTAAGGTGATTAAAAGTGATAAAAATATTTTCATGTAGAGTTCAGTTCTATATATTTCGATTTATGTTAACAGTGGATTTCTCTCCTCTTTTAGAAGTATATACGTATAAAAATACCAAATTGGTTCCACTTTATCAGTAGGTTTGGGTTAAAAAATGTTAACAATGATGAAATTTTTTTTATTCTTCGCCGTTAAAAAAAATTTATAAAATTATTTTTTTTCATAAAAATGTAATATGTACTCTAATAGTTATTAATTATCGATAAGAATTTGTATTTCATCATTCTCAGGGTAAGGCAGTTCTACCTCAGGTTCATCAAAGAAGCTATAACGGTTTTTGTCTCTTATTTTAGGCGTTCGCCAATCATCTATCTGTTTTTTATTTGGTCTTTCCTCACCTCTCCATATAAAACCTTCTAATTTTTGCTCTCCTTTTTCAAATAAATGGGGAGGGGTAAAGGAGGCTTCTGGTTTTATGGTATGGCTAATTCTTGAGACGGTTCCTTCCTTGAATTCCATGATTATTCTCCCGCATAGCAATTTGTTTATCCCCTTTATGGTAGTGTCATTCTCAATGGCGAAATACAATGATTCTCCATTGCCTTCCACATCCAATTTTTCCATATCTCCATCTAGAAAGTAGCCTGTCATTTTTCTTCCCTTGATTTGATTGAAATTGGCGATGGTATCTCTTGTAATGGCAAATGCATTGTCCTTCAATAAAGCTTGGTCGATTTCCTGATTGGCAATTGTAAACTGTATGCTATCAGCAGTGATTTGGCTTTTGTTGTTCCACAATATTGGGTCAGTATAAAGATGCACCGTTGAGTCTGCGTAGATATAGGCCATAGAATCCGCCCTTCCTGCCAATTCTCCTTTTATCAATCGCATGTTGGGGTATGCAAGTGTGTATTTGTCCTCAGCATTTTGTCCATCCTGAGAGATAAGGGTGTCTGCAATCATGAATAAGGTGTCAACCTCAAAATATTTTCGAACCAAGGCATTTCCATAAACTTCGGAGTACTGCTTCCCTTCCCAATATTTTCCCTCATCTCCAAAGACTTCAGCATTTTGCTCTTTGTTATAAATACTTACGTTTTCCTTGGCCTCATAGTATTGTGCATTCTCGTCAAAGAAGAGTTCCTCACCGTACACGATACTGGTCTCTGATTCAACATCACCATCATAAAATCTGAAAATTTTATTTTCAGTATCGTAGAAACTCCCTTTCTGGGCATTTAACCTGTTTCCCTCTTTTGAAAGGATATTGGTGAGCTTTTCTGTCTCAGCAATCTTTGTAGTAGTGTAGTAAAAAAGTGAATTGGACCGCATGGTGTAATCAGGATTTTCTAAAACCACTTTTTTATTGAAGGTGATTTTTTCAATCTGGGTTTCATAAATCCCTTTTTCACTTGTCAGTACATTGGTACTGTCCTTGACCATCCCGGAATTAAAATATATGGCTTCTCCATTGGCTCGGTTATAATCCAGGAAGTCCGTGTATAGTGTAGTGCCTTCATTGACCAATACTACATTGTTACGTAACAAAGCAAGCTGAGTGTTTCCGTCATACTCTGCATAACGACTAGTGACGGTGACCGAATCCTCCTGATCATCAATTTTGACATTACCAAAAAGTTTGGCAAGGTTGTCCTCTGAATAGAAATGGGCAGAATCACAGTAGATTAATGATGTTTTGTGTTTTAGAATCACATCTGTCAGTAATCTTTCAAAACCGCTGCCTCCTAAAAGTTGCTCTGCTTGTAATATTTCCACACGGCTTTGCTCCTTCTGGGCTTGGACCTTTGTAAAGACCAAAGAAGTTAGTAAACAAAATAAAATAAATTTGATCTTTGTCATTCGAATTGATTTCCGAGGCAAAATTAATATAAAATAGTACTTTTGGTTTATGCTGGAGCGATTTATAGATCATGTACGCAAAAATAAAATTTTGGATGTGCAATTGCCCTACCTTGTGGCGGTCAGTGGCGGAATAGATAGTGTGGTTTTGACGCACTTGCTCCATAGAAACGGCTTCAATATAACGATAGCACATTGTAATTTTCAACTTAGAGGGGAAGCAAGTGATGCAGATGAGAAATTTGTGATAAATTTTGCCATGCAATTGGGCATTCCTGTACATACCAAAGTTTTTGATACCCTTGGTTATATGGAGGAAATGGGAGTTTCTTTACAAATGGCAGCTAGGGAATTGAGGTACCGTTGGTTTGAAGAGCTAAATACCAGTTTGGGCACACAGGGAGTTCTTGTAGCTCACCATGCTGACGATCAGATAGAAACGGTATTGCTCAATTTATTGAGAGGAACAGGGATAGAGGGGGTGTATGGAATGAGTAGTAAAAGAGATTTTATACGAAGACCTCTTTTGCCTTTTTCTAGACAAGAAATATTGGCCTACCTGAATGAAAATAACTTGACATGGAGGGAGGACAGTAGCAATGAAAAGACCGTGTACAAAAGAAATTTTGTCCGTCACAAGCTATTGCCTTTGTTTCATCAATTCGATCCCAAGGGGCCGGAATTGATACAGTACAGCTTTGATAGAATAAAGGACACTGGAAAAGCATTCTTTTATCTTTTTGACCAGTGGATTAGCGCAAACGTGATCTCTAAAGAAGGTTTTGAGATCATGCCTTTTAATAGCCTACTTGGGGCGCCAGGAAGATCCTCCTTACTTTTTTACTGGTTAAGTAAAAAAGGTTTTGTATATGCCCAAATTGAGGATATCTTGTGTGCTATAGACAGTCATGAAGCAGGGAAGCAGTTTCTATCGGAAGGATGGGTGCTCAATATTGACAGAGATAGTTTGCTACTGGGGAAACAACCAGAAATTGATAAACCCGTAGAAATAGATTTAGAACAAAATGGATTTTCCCTTGACGGGAAGACCTGGTACAATTGTGCCAAGCTTGATTCTGTAAGGCCTTTGGATCGATCTTCAGAGAATGCCTTACTTGATTTAGATTTACTTGATTTCCCTTTGACATTGAGAACCTGGGAGCAGGGAGATAAATTTATGCCTTTAGGGATGCATAACTTCAAAAAAATAAGCGACTATCTAATAGACAATAAGGTGCCGCTGATCAAAAAGAACAAAGTAAAGGTGCTTTGTTCCAAAGAGAAGATCGTGTGGTTGCTGGGGTTTAGAATAGATGAGAGATTCAAGATAAGTCCAAGTACCAGAAAGGTGTTTTATATAAATAAACATATAGATGAATAACCCTTTTAGAAAAACATACAGTCCTGCTGAGCGGGAGAAGTTTGCTTTTTTAGGCAAAGTAAAATTCTTTAAGCACCTGAATTATGAGGAAATGTCCAGATTTTTGCCTGCTATTCATCAAAGAAAGTATGTGCAGGATGAGGTTGTGTTTTTCAGGAATGACCCAAGTCAGGCACTTTATATCCTTGAAAAAGGTGAAGTAACATTGAATATTGATATTCGAAAAGATTTTGAAACCATAATAAAAATCAAAGAAGGCGAACCTTTTGGTGAAAATTCTATGCTGGAAAATTCCAAAAGAATTTATACAGCGATAGTAGATACAGAAGAGGCAATTTTATGGGTAATTCCAAATTATGCTATTTTAGACATTTTTCAGAGTAACCAAAAGATCAAAGCTAAAATGATGAGTTCACTGGCAACCTTCTACAACAGTAGGAACCAACAGCTATTTTCTTCCTACAAGAAATCCTATGGATTTTTCAACCTCGGGCAGATGTTTGAATAATTATGATGAATCCTTCATATAAAGCACATTCTTTAATATCTTAGCGCAAATTTTGAAAAAAACATCAATCTAAATCGATTATAAGAAATGACGAAAGTAACCGTAGTCGGAGCCGGAAATGTTGGTGCCACATGTGCAGATGTATTGGCCTACCGCGAAATAGCTGAAGAAATAGTATTAGTTGATATCAAAGAAGGTGTTGCTGAAGGCAAAGCATTGGATATCTGGCAAAAAGCCCCTATCAATGCTTATGATAGCAGAACTATAGGAAGTACAAACGATTATTCTAAAACTGCTGGATCTGATGTAGTAGTAATTACTTCTGGTTTACCACGTAAGCCTGGTATGACCAGAGACGATTTAATCGAAACCAATGCTGGTATTGTGAAAATGGTAACAGAAAATGTTGTTAAACATTCGCCAGATGCCATTATCATTATCGTTTCCAATCCATTGGATGTAATGACTTACCAGGCTCATATCGTTTCTAAATTACCAAGAACAAAAGTAATTGGTATGGCAGGAATCCTTGATACTGCTAGATATAGAGCATTCTTGGCTGAAGCCCTTGATGTTTCTCCAAAAGAAATTCAAGCGATCTTATTGGGTGGACATGGAGATACCATGGTGCCATTGCCAAGATATACTACCGTTGCAGGTATCCCTGTTACTGAATTAATTGGTAAAGAAGCTTTAGATGCGATTATCGAAAGAACCAAATCTGGTGGTGGAGAGCTTGTTAAATTGATGGGTACTTCTGCATGGTATGCACCAGGATCTGCAGCTGCTCAAATGGTAGAAGCGATCGTTAAGAATCAAAAAAGAGTATTCCCTGTATGTATTAAGTTAGAAGGAGAATATGGAATTGATGATTGTTACTTGGGAGTACCTGTAGTCCTTGGTAAAAATGGTATTGAAAAAGTTATTGAATTGGATTTGAATAGCGATGAAAAAGCGCTATTGGAAGTTTCAAGAAGTCATGTGAAAGAAGTGATGGCCGTTTTGGATAAAATCGGAAACAAATAATTAGAAATTTATATTGTCATAAAAAAATCCCAACTTTGAATCGTTGGGATTTTTTTGTTTTTTTATGTGTAGTTGGTAAACATTAAATGAAAAGGGCCTATTGAAAAATCTGCTGATAATTTTATTGATTTTGGTGTTTGGATTCATCGCTTTCCTATTGGTGAAGGATGATTTTTTTGACTCCAAGTTAAATGGGTTGGAAGTAGTTCCCTCAAATGCCATTTTCGTTTTTGAAACCAATGACCCTGTGGGGTATTGGAACAACTTGGTGAACCAACCCGTATGGGAGAAACTTCACAATTTACCCGCTCTTGCTGATGTGGAATCCCAATTGGTTTTACTGGACAGTATAACTGGGAAAAATGGAAACCTTGATAAATACCTTAAAGGGCATAGATTTCGCTTGTCATTGCACCCTATTGGAAAAGGTGCATTTGGGTTTTTAATTTCTGTTGCTTTTGAGAACGAGCATTTTTTTGAATTCCTTAAAAACCTGGAAGAAGGACCTGATAATGGTATTCCTGGTTTAAAGAAAAGAAATTATAGTGGAGTGGAACTCTACGAGTTTAAAACCGAAAGGGGAGAGCAAACCTTTACCTTTACCCGTTTTGAAAATGTGTTGATGGGAAGCCATACTTCTTTTCTTGTAGAAGATGGCATACGCTATGCAAAATCTTTGGAGTTGAAAAACTTCAAACAATCCCAACCTCATCTCTTCCAACCCTCAACCCCATTGAATTCCAGAGGGGTAATAAGGTTTTCTGGTGAAGGATTTGCCGCTTTGGTCAATGAATTGACAGACGACAATGCAGAGCTATTATTGAAAAACCTTAGAGAGAACAAATTGTCCTCAAATTTGGTCCCTGCTTTCAGTGATACCTCCATTTTGTTTAGTGGACAGATGTATACTAATGGGACAACAGGCACCATGGAATTTGAAGGTAATGTTCCTAGTGGCCTGTCCTTTGCTCCGGTAATAAGCAATAGGGCTGCATGGGTCACCCAATACTTGTTTTCGAGTTTTCAAGGGTTCAAACAAATACCTAATTTGGCATTTAAACCAAGGCCTTTAATAGTAGCTACACTAGACGAAAGCCTGGAAATACAGGATTTTTTGAATGGATTGGGAGGGGAAGCCACAATGGTGCTTGAAGAAAATCTATTTGATAGAAACCCTAACCAAATTCTTTTACTTCATCCAGAGAACACTGCAAGGAGGTACCTAAATCTGGAAAAATTTGCTTTAGAAGTAAGTCAAAACGATAGCACAAAGCTCTTCAAAGAATATTTTATGGGAAAAGAAATCTTTATGCTTGACATAGAAGAGTTTCCTGCCCATATTTTTGAGGGGAATTTTACAGGCTTTTCTAGGAGTTACGTTTCTATGGCTGGAGATCATCTGATAATTGGTAACAGTCTAAAAACAGTAAAAAACCTTTTGGAGGATTTTTACAATGACAATACCTGGGGAAAATCTTTTGCTTACAAGGACTTACTTAAGGAACAAAACAATGGAGCCCCTATTCGTTTGATATTGAACAATGACCGGTTTTACCCCATTTTAATTCAAAATAGTGATGCTGCCTGGAGCCCGGTATTTCAAAAGTATGCTCCTATTTTTCGCTCTTTTGATTGGCTAAATATTTCCATCTT
Protein-coding sequences here:
- the mdh gene encoding malate dehydrogenase codes for the protein MTKVTVVGAGNVGATCADVLAYREIAEEIVLVDIKEGVAEGKALDIWQKAPINAYDSRTIGSTNDYSKTAGSDVVVITSGLPRKPGMTRDDLIETNAGIVKMVTENVVKHSPDAIIIIVSNPLDVMTYQAHIVSKLPRTKVIGMAGILDTARYRAFLAEALDVSPKEIQAILLGGHGDTMVPLPRYTTVAGIPVTELIGKEALDAIIERTKSGGGELVKLMGTSAWYAPGSAAAQMVEAIVKNQKRVFPVCIKLEGEYGIDDCYLGVPVVLGKNGIEKVIELDLNSDEKALLEVSRSHVKEVMAVLDKIGNK
- a CDS encoding OstA-like protein — translated: MTKIKFILFCLLTSLVFTKVQAQKEQSRVEILQAEQLLGGSGFERLLTDVILKHKTSLIYCDSAHFYSEDNLAKLFGNVKIDDQEDSVTVTSRYAEYDGNTQLALLRNNVVLVNEGTTLYTDFLDYNRANGEAIYFNSGMVKDSTNVLTSEKGIYETQIEKITFNKKVVLENPDYTMRSNSLFYYTTTKIAETEKLTNILSKEGNRLNAQKGSFYDTENKIFRFYDGDVESETSIVYGEELFFDENAQYYEAKENVSIYNKEQNAEVFGDEGKYWEGKQYSEVYGNALVRKYFEVDTLFMIADTLISQDGQNAEDKYTLAYPNMRLIKGELAGRADSMAYIYADSTVHLYTDPILWNNKSQITADSIQFTIANQEIDQALLKDNAFAITRDTIANFNQIKGRKMTGYFLDGDMEKLDVEGNGESLYFAIENDTTIKGINKLLCGRIIMEFKEGTVSRISHTIKPEASFTPPHLFEKGEQKLEGFIWRGEERPNKKQIDDWRTPKIRDKNRYSFFDEPEVELPYPENDEIQILIDN
- the tilS gene encoding tRNA lysidine(34) synthetase TilS, with amino-acid sequence MLERFIDHVRKNKILDVQLPYLVAVSGGIDSVVLTHLLHRNGFNITIAHCNFQLRGEASDADEKFVINFAMQLGIPVHTKVFDTLGYMEEMGVSLQMAARELRYRWFEELNTSLGTQGVLVAHHADDQIETVLLNLLRGTGIEGVYGMSSKRDFIRRPLLPFSRQEILAYLNENNLTWREDSSNEKTVYKRNFVRHKLLPLFHQFDPKGPELIQYSFDRIKDTGKAFFYLFDQWISANVISKEGFEIMPFNSLLGAPGRSSLLFYWLSKKGFVYAQIEDILCAIDSHEAGKQFLSEGWVLNIDRDSLLLGKQPEIDKPVEIDLEQNGFSLDGKTWYNCAKLDSVRPLDRSSENALLDLDLLDFPLTLRTWEQGDKFMPLGMHNFKKISDYLIDNKVPLIKKNKVKVLCSKEKIVWLLGFRIDERFKISPSTRKVFYINKHIDE
- a CDS encoding Crp/Fnr family transcriptional regulator, with translation MNNPFRKTYSPAEREKFAFLGKVKFFKHLNYEEMSRFLPAIHQRKYVQDEVVFFRNDPSQALYILEKGEVTLNIDIRKDFETIIKIKEGEPFGENSMLENSKRIYTAIVDTEEAILWVIPNYAILDIFQSNQKIKAKMMSSLATFYNSRNQQLFSSYKKSYGFFNLGQMFE